A section of the Neorhizobium galegae bv. orientalis str. HAMBI 540 genome encodes:
- a CDS encoding multicopper oxidase domain-containing protein gives MFIQPIDYLLFVWFILAGLSTLYVAWDQFRNNPEPAVMKWGFILVTLYLGPIGLLLYILADKEPVPGTHEEFIKPLWKQGIGSTIHCVAGDATGIIIAAAITALLGLPMWIDIIIEYIAGFTLGLFIFQALFMKNMMGGSYWQNVRNSFMPEFISMNAMMAGMAPVMAILMMGRDMRAMWPGEMLFWGVMALGIGVGFAIAYPFNVWLVAKGLKHGLMTERGQMAGDMHGPHRQEGAHAHEDEHRQEEASSHQHHGSGQDHPNRAFAPTRVQIAAMASFTSIMLVAGFAYPFTRVNMHLSAHDVGSAIMAPGMIMAFDTPGDAMRDMAAVDPRLTSFQARETAIGGEVLQPRIEGDVKVFDLTASVIRWSILPGETVEAYAYNNQVPGPTLRVAEGDKVRINVTNRLPESTTVHWHGLILPNEMDGPAQITQKPIEPGQTFTYEYTVGQSGTYFYHTHDHVDRQQSLGLYGALIIDPKDAANEIPADLEYTMQLQEWVKREWLTYPAMPMEGALPNFFTINGKSYPATDTIRMKVGQKLKVRFVGSHTTAIHPMHIHGGPFEVAARDGETLPPPARYLADTVNVAPGQRYDVIWTAQRRGKWLVHCHIPHHTTNNNVEVDGGGGLMLVIDVQP, from the coding sequence ATGTTCATCCAGCCAATCGATTACCTTCTCTTCGTCTGGTTCATCCTGGCTGGCCTCAGCACTCTGTACGTTGCCTGGGACCAGTTCAGGAACAATCCCGAACCGGCGGTGATGAAATGGGGCTTCATCCTCGTCACGCTCTACCTCGGGCCGATCGGCCTGCTTCTCTACATCCTGGCGGACAAGGAACCTGTGCCCGGAACGCATGAGGAGTTCATCAAGCCGCTGTGGAAGCAGGGGATCGGCTCCACCATCCACTGCGTTGCCGGCGACGCCACGGGCATCATCATCGCCGCCGCGATCACTGCTCTTCTCGGCCTGCCGATGTGGATCGACATCATCATCGAATACATTGCCGGTTTCACGCTCGGCCTGTTCATCTTCCAGGCTCTGTTCATGAAGAACATGATGGGCGGCTCCTATTGGCAGAATGTCCGAAATTCGTTCATGCCGGAATTCATCAGCATGAATGCGATGATGGCCGGGATGGCTCCGGTCATGGCGATCCTGATGATGGGCCGCGACATGAGGGCCATGTGGCCGGGAGAAATGCTCTTCTGGGGCGTAATGGCCCTGGGCATCGGGGTAGGTTTTGCGATCGCCTACCCGTTCAATGTCTGGCTGGTCGCCAAGGGACTGAAGCACGGGCTGATGACGGAGAGAGGCCAAATGGCCGGCGACATGCATGGGCCGCACCGGCAGGAGGGCGCACATGCCCACGAAGACGAGCACCGACAAGAGGAAGCCAGCAGCCATCAGCATCACGGGTCGGGGCAAGATCACCCAAACCGTGCATTCGCCCCTACCCGCGTCCAGATCGCTGCGATGGCCAGTTTCACGTCGATCATGCTGGTCGCCGGCTTCGCCTATCCGTTCACCAGGGTGAACATGCATCTGAGCGCCCACGATGTCGGGAGTGCGATCATGGCCCCGGGGATGATCATGGCGTTCGATACGCCCGGCGACGCGATGCGCGACATGGCGGCTGTCGATCCGCGTCTCACGAGTTTTCAGGCGCGGGAGACGGCGATTGGCGGCGAAGTCCTTCAGCCGCGCATCGAGGGCGACGTCAAGGTCTTCGACCTGACTGCCTCGGTGATCCGATGGTCGATATTGCCTGGCGAAACGGTGGAGGCTTATGCCTACAACAATCAGGTTCCGGGCCCGACCTTGCGGGTCGCGGAAGGCGACAAGGTCCGGATCAACGTCACCAACCGGCTGCCGGAAAGCACGACCGTCCATTGGCACGGCCTGATCCTGCCAAACGAAATGGACGGGCCGGCCCAGATCACCCAGAAGCCGATAGAACCGGGGCAGACCTTCACCTACGAGTACACGGTCGGGCAGTCCGGCACATATTTCTACCACACGCACGACCATGTAGATCGGCAGCAGTCCCTTGGCCTCTACGGAGCACTGATCATCGATCCCAAGGATGCGGCCAATGAAATTCCTGCCGATCTCGAATATACGATGCAACTTCAGGAATGGGTGAAGCGGGAGTGGCTCACATATCCCGCCATGCCGATGGAAGGCGCCCTGCCCAACTTCTTTACGATCAACGGGAAATCTTATCCCGCAACCGACACGATCAGGATGAAGGTCGGGCAGAAATTGAAGGTGCGCTTCGTCGGTTCACACACGACGGCCATCCATCCGATGCACATTCACGGAGGCCCGTTCGAGGTCGCTGCGCGTGACGGCGAGACGCTACCGCCGCCAGCCCGTTATCTGGCTGATACGGTCAACGTTGCTCCCGGACAACGGTATGATGTCATATGGACCGCCCAGCGGCGGGGCAAATGGCTCGTCCACTGCCATATCCCCCACCACACGACCAACAACAATGTCGAGGTCGATGGCGGTGGCGGCTTGATGCTGGTGATCGATGTGCAACCGTGA
- a CDS encoding SspB family protein has product MGQDHIRYDILAQDALRGVIRKVLTEVAATGRLPGEHHFFITFLTGAPGVRISQHLKAKYAEQMTIVVQHQFWDLKVSETQFEVGLSFSDTPERLVVPFNAIRGFYDPSVNFELEFEVPLADEDENTTAEITAIPVEAVSKSTDTEAKPGEEKKPGSVISLDSFRKKQ; this is encoded by the coding sequence ATGGGGCAGGACCACATCCGTTACGATATTCTGGCGCAGGACGCTTTGCGCGGCGTCATCCGTAAGGTTTTGACCGAGGTTGCGGCCACCGGCCGTCTGCCGGGCGAACATCATTTCTTCATCACCTTCCTGACCGGCGCCCCGGGCGTGCGCATCTCGCAGCACCTCAAGGCGAAATATGCCGAACAGATGACCATTGTCGTCCAGCACCAGTTCTGGGACCTCAAGGTCTCCGAAACCCAGTTCGAAGTGGGCCTTTCCTTCTCCGACACGCCGGAACGCCTGGTCGTTCCCTTCAATGCCATTCGCGGCTTCTACGATCCGTCGGTGAATTTCGAACTCGAATTCGAGGTACCGCTCGCCGACGAGGACGAAAACACCACCGCCGAAATCACGGCCATCCCCGTCGAAGCCGTTTCCAAGTCCACCGATACCGAAGCCAAGCCCGGCGAAGAGAAGAAGCCCGGCTCCGTCATCTCGCTCGATTCCTTCCGCAAGAAGCAGTAA
- a CDS encoding TolC family protein, with product MITRHIKLVSAVVLPLIAAGCVTTDYSAKDAGFTNASSKSSEATGKQTVWVQNRQQAQAVRDRGKALMARKTIDVETSVQIALLNNKGLQASYADLGDSAADAWQTQLSVLPTFSVGLTGIGTPGLEAYRVLEGAVAANILALATYDKNIKLADTRFRQAQLNAAIATISLAAETRRAWINAVAAWENVAYLNQAKAAADAASELAKKIGEAGSMPKGEQAREHVFYAELTGETAKARLEAKLAKEELIRLMGLSGSDIDFQIPNRLPTLPKTLVKRDDIEAESIHKRMDLQVARLELQATAQSYKLEDVTRIVTDIELVGTYEKERERDEGKILSDVAKTASLEFTIPIFDSGQARLRKGELAYMRAANQLAELAVNARSQARSTYLAYKSNYDIARHYRNNVLPLRNAIEQQSMLTYNGMITSTFELIADSREKIDSTILAVNAKRDFWLAEASLAPVVYGGGTGSASAETKVASAEEATSGGH from the coding sequence ATGATTACACGTCACATCAAGCTCGTGTCCGCCGTCGTGCTCCCTCTCATCGCCGCAGGTTGCGTGACGACGGACTATTCGGCCAAAGACGCCGGATTCACGAACGCCTCGTCGAAGAGCAGCGAGGCAACCGGCAAACAGACCGTTTGGGTGCAAAACCGACAGCAGGCTCAGGCAGTCCGCGACCGCGGGAAGGCGCTGATGGCCAGGAAGACCATCGACGTCGAGACCTCCGTCCAGATCGCTCTCCTGAACAACAAGGGCCTTCAGGCGTCCTACGCCGATTTGGGCGATAGTGCTGCGGATGCATGGCAGACGCAGCTTTCGGTTTTGCCGACCTTTTCCGTCGGCCTGACCGGAATAGGCACTCCCGGGCTTGAGGCATATCGTGTTCTTGAAGGTGCCGTCGCCGCCAATATCCTGGCGCTGGCAACCTACGACAAGAACATCAAGCTGGCCGATACACGGTTCCGTCAGGCCCAGCTCAACGCAGCCATAGCCACGATTTCTCTGGCTGCCGAAACGCGTCGCGCCTGGATCAACGCCGTGGCGGCATGGGAGAATGTCGCCTACCTCAACCAGGCGAAGGCAGCCGCCGACGCTGCGTCCGAACTTGCCAAGAAGATCGGCGAAGCAGGATCGATGCCGAAGGGGGAACAAGCCCGGGAACACGTCTTTTATGCGGAGCTGACCGGCGAGACCGCCAAGGCAAGGCTCGAAGCGAAGCTCGCCAAGGAAGAGCTGATCAGGCTGATGGGCCTCTCTGGCTCCGACATCGATTTCCAGATTCCGAACCGCCTTCCGACGCTGCCGAAGACACTGGTCAAACGCGACGACATCGAGGCTGAATCGATTCACAAACGCATGGATCTGCAGGTCGCCCGCCTGGAGCTTCAGGCAACTGCTCAGTCTTACAAGCTCGAAGATGTCACCCGCATCGTCACCGACATCGAACTCGTCGGCACTTACGAAAAGGAACGCGAGCGCGACGAGGGCAAGATCCTTTCGGACGTCGCCAAGACTGCCTCGCTGGAGTTCACGATCCCGATCTTTGATTCCGGCCAGGCTCGTTTGCGAAAGGGTGAGCTCGCCTACATGCGGGCGGCCAATCAGCTGGCGGAACTTGCGGTCAACGCCCGCTCGCAAGCCCGCTCCACCTACCTCGCCTACAAGTCGAACTACGACATCGCACGCCACTACCGAAACAACGTCCTGCCGTTGCGCAATGCAATCGAGCAGCAGTCCATGCTCACCTATAACGGCATGATCACCAGCACCTTCGAACTGATCGCCGACAGCCGCGAAAAGATCGACTCCACCATCCTCGCAGTCAACGCCAAGCGCGACTTCTGGCTCGCCGAAGCAAGCCTTGCCCCCGTCGTCTATGGCGGCGGCACCGGTTCAGCCTCGGCCGAAACCAAGGTCGCTTCGGCTGAAGAAGCGACAAGCGGCGGACATTGA
- a CDS encoding winged helix-turn-helix domain-containing protein, protein MKILLIEDDEKTASYIVKGFTSAGHVVDWVVDGRDGLTAGLDASYDVMVVDRMVPALDGLTLVKSLRAASVRTPVLFLTAMSGVDDRVEGLEAGGDDYLVKPFAFSELTARINALLRRPPMAAEKTKLRVGDLELDLVKRTAERAGVLLELLPREFTLLELLMRNEGRVLTKTMLLERIWNFNFDPQSSVVETHISRLRSKIDKPFDFPLLHTVRNTGYSLHARR, encoded by the coding sequence ATGAAAATCCTCCTCATAGAAGATGACGAGAAGACGGCCAGCTATATCGTCAAAGGTTTTACGTCGGCTGGACATGTCGTGGATTGGGTTGTCGATGGCAGGGATGGGTTGACGGCCGGACTCGATGCTTCCTACGACGTGATGGTCGTAGACCGGATGGTTCCAGCTCTAGACGGACTGACGCTCGTAAAGAGCCTTCGCGCAGCCTCCGTCCGAACCCCGGTTCTTTTCCTCACGGCCATGAGCGGTGTCGATGACCGCGTTGAGGGTCTCGAAGCCGGGGGCGATGATTATCTCGTAAAACCTTTCGCCTTTTCGGAGCTGACGGCGAGGATCAACGCGTTGCTCAGGCGTCCGCCAATGGCTGCGGAGAAGACGAAGTTGCGCGTCGGTGATCTTGAACTCGATCTGGTCAAGCGAACTGCCGAACGGGCTGGGGTGCTTCTTGAACTGCTGCCGAGAGAATTCACGCTGCTGGAGCTTCTGATGCGAAACGAGGGAAGGGTGCTTACCAAAACGATGCTTCTGGAGAGGATCTGGAACTTCAATTTCGATCCGCAGAGCTCCGTGGTCGAAACTCATATCAGCCGGTTGCGGTCGAAGATCGATAAACCGTTCGATTTCCCGCTCCTGCACACCGTGCGCAACACCGGCTATAGCCTGCATGCGCGGCGGTAG
- a CDS encoding sensor histidine kinase, whose protein sequence is MRGGSFFKSTAVRLAFLYISLFVVSYLAANVIAYQMVLNFLDDRLNANVMERYREIGSAYEARGLPGAVSMINSHGPAIRGEETIYTLRNSPGALIAGNAELKGVAKGFSTLRPKDQHQSDANYKLFRGQLDGNDLTVGISYGDTDELARIVLISFGWATAIVFAVGLGGAVVLRYRTRRRISELSQTAHAIGRGELARRLPVSSRMEEIDMLSSEVNVALERLEASVATLHQVTTDVAHDLKTPIGRTFLILDDALQAETMEEAKNAVEAALAELTAIANTFDALLRIAQIEARNRTAHFKAIDLTALVRDIYDIYDVIAAEASYELRIQEAGEECQVRADPDLIRQMLANLLANALRHTPSGSTITLGLTHRGGAICLSVSDDGPGIPAEERERVFDRFYRLEKSRTTVGSGLGLSLVKAIAELHGAKVELLDNAPGLSVVILFRSI, encoded by the coding sequence ATGCGCGGCGGTAGCTTCTTCAAGAGCACGGCTGTCCGGCTTGCCTTCCTCTACATATCGCTGTTTGTCGTCTCCTACCTGGCAGCCAACGTCATCGCCTACCAGATGGTGCTGAATTTTCTCGACGACCGGCTCAACGCAAACGTTATGGAGCGATACAGGGAAATCGGGTCAGCCTACGAGGCTCGCGGTCTCCCAGGCGCAGTCAGCATGATCAACAGCCATGGTCCGGCGATCCGAGGCGAAGAGACGATCTACACGCTCCGGAATTCACCCGGAGCGCTGATTGCCGGAAACGCTGAACTGAAAGGCGTTGCAAAAGGCTTCTCCACCCTGAGGCCGAAAGATCAGCATCAAAGCGATGCCAACTACAAGCTGTTCAGGGGCCAGCTCGACGGGAACGACCTGACGGTCGGCATCAGCTACGGCGACACCGATGAACTGGCTCGGATCGTGCTGATCAGCTTCGGGTGGGCGACCGCAATCGTATTTGCAGTCGGACTGGGCGGAGCCGTCGTCCTCAGATATCGCACTCGTCGGCGGATCTCGGAGCTGTCTCAAACCGCTCATGCCATCGGACGCGGCGAGCTTGCGAGGCGACTGCCGGTCTCGTCGAGGATGGAGGAGATCGACATGCTATCGTCGGAGGTCAACGTTGCGCTGGAGCGTCTGGAGGCGAGCGTCGCCACCTTGCACCAAGTAACAACGGACGTTGCTCATGACCTGAAGACGCCCATCGGTCGCACGTTCCTCATTCTGGACGATGCCCTGCAAGCAGAAACAATGGAAGAGGCCAAAAATGCGGTAGAAGCCGCTCTCGCTGAACTGACTGCGATAGCGAACACGTTCGACGCACTCCTGAGGATTGCTCAGATTGAGGCCCGCAACAGGACTGCCCATTTCAAGGCAATCGATCTCACGGCGCTGGTCCGCGACATCTACGACATTTACGACGTGATCGCCGCGGAGGCCAGCTACGAGCTTCGTATACAGGAAGCGGGAGAGGAATGTCAGGTTCGCGCCGATCCAGATTTGATAAGGCAGATGTTGGCCAATCTGCTCGCCAACGCGCTCCGTCATACCCCGTCCGGGTCCACCATCACATTGGGCTTGACGCATCGCGGTGGCGCGATCTGCCTGAGCGTATCCGATGACGGCCCAGGCATTCCTGCGGAAGAGCGGGAGCGGGTCTTCGATCGCTTCTATCGGCTGGAAAAAAGCAGAACCACTGTCGGATCAGGTCTTGGCCTCAGCCTCGTAAAAGCGATTGCAGAGCTTCATGGTGCGAAGGTCGAGTTGCTGGACAATGCGCCGGGACTGTCCGTGGTTATCCTGTTTCGCAGCATCTGA
- a CDS encoding NAD-dependent epimerase/dehydratase family protein, with product MGKRIVFTGGSGKAGRHVVPYLLGQGHEVFNLDLVPLDCPGVNTLITDLRDGGETFNALSMHFGFKGLESGKGPAPVDAVVHFAAVPRILMRPDNATFSANTISTYNVIEAAMKLGISKVIIASSETTYGVCFAEGDKNYHSFPLTEDYDVDPMDSYGLSKVVNEKTARAFAMRFGADIYALRIGNVISPEDYSRFPGFLADPPSRKRNAWSYIDARDLGQIVHLCVEKDGLGFQVFNAVNDTITAREPTRSFLERWAPGTPITGEIGEFEAPISNRKIREVLGFAENHNWRNYVSD from the coding sequence ATGGGCAAGCGGATCGTATTCACCGGCGGCAGCGGCAAGGCCGGACGGCATGTCGTGCCGTATCTTCTTGGGCAAGGGCATGAGGTGTTCAACCTCGACCTGGTGCCGCTCGATTGCCCCGGCGTCAACACTCTCATTACCGATCTCAGGGACGGCGGCGAGACTTTCAATGCGCTTTCCATGCATTTCGGATTCAAGGGGCTGGAAAGCGGCAAGGGGCCGGCGCCCGTCGATGCGGTGGTGCATTTCGCCGCCGTGCCGCGCATCCTGATGCGGCCCGACAACGCGACGTTTTCGGCCAACACGATCTCCACCTACAATGTCATCGAAGCGGCGATGAAGCTTGGCATCTCCAAGGTGATCATTGCATCCAGCGAGACGACCTATGGCGTCTGCTTCGCCGAAGGCGACAAGAACTATCATTCGTTTCCACTCACCGAGGATTACGATGTCGATCCCATGGACAGCTACGGTCTCTCCAAGGTCGTCAACGAGAAGACGGCGCGGGCCTTCGCCATGCGTTTCGGCGCAGATATCTATGCGCTGCGGATCGGCAACGTGATCTCGCCGGAGGACTACAGCCGCTTCCCCGGCTTCCTGGCGGACCCGCCGTCGCGCAAGCGCAATGCCTGGAGCTATATCGATGCCCGCGATCTCGGCCAGATCGTGCATCTGTGCGTTGAAAAGGACGGGCTGGGCTTCCAGGTCTTCAATGCGGTCAACGACACGATCACGGCGCGCGAGCCGACCAGATCCTTCCTTGAGCGTTGGGCGCCCGGAACGCCGATCACCGGCGAGATCGGCGAATTCGAGGCGCCGATCAGCAACCGCAAGATCCGGGAGGTGTTGGGTTTTGCCGAAAATCACAACTGGCGGAATTACGTCTCCGACTGA
- a CDS encoding multicopper oxidase family protein, translating into MFNRRQLLGAGAAGAALVSSQAWGQTSNMGLPEAAVMDSAATQAPVRPSVGPDYNPVVTLNGWTLPFRMNNGVKEFHLVAEPVEREMAEGMTAYLWGYNGQSPGPTIEAVEGDRVRIFVTNKLPEHTTVHWHGMIVPSGMDGVGGLSQPHIPVGKTFVYEFDLVKSGTFMYHPHSDEMVQMAMGMMGFFVVHPKDPKFMPVDRDFVFLLSAYDIDPGTYVPRVMEMTDFNLWTWNSRIFPGIDPLVVSKNDKVRVRVGNLTMTNHPIHMHGYDFEVTCTDGGWVRPEARWPEVSIDIPVGAMRAYEFDAKYVGDWAIHCHKSHHTMNAMGHEIPTFIGVDKREVAKKIRQFRPEYVPMGTAGMADMGEMSMEIPENTVPMMTGWGPHGPIEMGGMFSVVKVREGISAGDFTDPGWYENPPGTQAWEWTGNLPDAPKAKDAKTQPPSKHSSHG; encoded by the coding sequence ATGTTCAACAGAAGACAATTGCTCGGAGCAGGTGCCGCCGGTGCCGCACTCGTCTCCTCCCAGGCCTGGGGACAGACCTCGAACATGGGGCTGCCGGAGGCGGCGGTCATGGATTCGGCCGCAACCCAGGCGCCGGTTCGGCCATCCGTCGGTCCGGATTATAACCCGGTCGTGACCCTGAACGGATGGACCCTCCCCTTCCGGATGAACAACGGCGTCAAGGAGTTCCACCTGGTTGCGGAGCCGGTGGAACGCGAGATGGCCGAAGGCATGACGGCCTATCTCTGGGGTTACAACGGCCAGTCGCCGGGACCGACGATCGAGGCCGTCGAAGGTGATCGCGTTCGTATCTTCGTCACCAACAAGTTGCCGGAGCACACCACGGTCCACTGGCACGGCATGATCGTGCCGTCGGGGATGGACGGTGTGGGCGGCCTTTCGCAACCCCACATTCCCGTCGGCAAGACGTTCGTCTACGAGTTCGATCTCGTGAAGTCCGGCACCTTCATGTACCACCCGCATTCGGACGAGATGGTCCAGATGGCGATGGGCATGATGGGTTTCTTCGTCGTTCATCCCAAGGACCCGAAGTTCATGCCGGTGGACCGCGACTTCGTCTTCCTGCTCAGCGCCTACGACATCGACCCCGGCACCTATGTGCCGCGCGTCATGGAGATGACCGACTTCAATCTCTGGACCTGGAACAGCCGCATCTTCCCCGGCATCGATCCGCTGGTGGTCTCGAAGAACGACAAGGTCCGCGTCCGCGTCGGCAACCTGACGATGACCAACCATCCGATCCACATGCACGGCTACGATTTCGAGGTGACGTGCACGGACGGCGGCTGGGTCAGACCCGAGGCCCGCTGGCCCGAGGTCAGCATAGACATTCCGGTGGGCGCCATGCGGGCCTACGAGTTCGATGCGAAATACGTCGGCGATTGGGCGATCCATTGCCACAAGTCGCACCACACGATGAACGCGATGGGACACGAAATCCCGACGTTCATCGGCGTCGACAAAAGGGAAGTCGCAAAGAAAATCCGACAGTTCCGTCCCGAATACGTCCCCATGGGCACCGCCGGCATGGCGGATATGGGCGAAATGTCGATGGAGATACCGGAGAACACCGTTCCCATGATGACTGGTTGGGGACCTCACGGCCCCATCGAGATGGGCGGCATGTTCTCGGTGGTGAAGGTCCGCGAGGGCATCTCGGCGGGCGATTTCACCGATCCGGGTTGGTACGAAAACCCACCCGGTACACAGGCCTGGGAGTGGACGGGAAACCTCCCGGACGCGCCCAAGGCCAAAGACGCAAAGACGCAGCCGCCTTCGAAACATTCGAGTCACGGCTGA
- a CDS encoding cupredoxin domain-containing protein has product MKTAILGLLLATLATPVLASGSHAGGHGEMAAGEPGDKSKVSQTIRISMKEMPDGKMIFTPNDFKVRKGQTVRFTIKNEGELDHEFVLDQEAKVMEHKAVMEKFPDMEHDDPNAIRLKAGKSGDIVWKFTNDGVFKIACLVPGHYDAGMHGDVTVADK; this is encoded by the coding sequence ATGAAAACTGCAATTCTCGGCCTCCTCCTGGCCACCCTCGCAACTCCGGTCCTGGCATCGGGCAGTCACGCGGGCGGCCACGGCGAGATGGCCGCCGGAGAACCTGGAGACAAGTCGAAAGTCAGCCAGACGATCCGCATCAGCATGAAGGAGATGCCGGACGGCAAGATGATCTTCACCCCGAATGACTTCAAGGTTCGCAAGGGCCAGACCGTCCGCTTCACCATCAAGAACGAAGGCGAGCTCGACCACGAATTCGTCCTCGACCAGGAAGCCAAGGTAATGGAGCACAAGGCGGTCATGGAGAAGTTCCCAGACATGGAACATGACGATCCGAACGCGATCCGCCTCAAGGCAGGCAAGTCCGGGGATATCGTCTGGAAGTTCACCAATGACGGCGTCTTCAAGATCGCCTGCCTCGTTCCCGGCCACTACGACGCCGGAATGCACGGCGATGTCACGGTCGCCGACAAGTAA
- a CDS encoding copper-binding protein, giving the protein MKTVPKLAVVAALTLTSAGGAFAQEFTKGTVKKLDTGTKKVTLIHEELKGLEMPAMTMVFQVGDDTLLAKLKEGAKVQFVAERVNGKLTVTQVK; this is encoded by the coding sequence ATGAAAACCGTTCCCAAACTTGCTGTCGTCGCAGCACTCACCCTCACATCCGCCGGCGGGGCATTCGCTCAGGAATTCACCAAAGGCACCGTCAAGAAGCTCGATACCGGGACCAAAAAGGTCACGCTCATCCACGAGGAGCTGAAGGGTCTCGAAATGCCCGCGATGACCATGGTCTTTCAGGTCGGCGACGACACCTTGCTGGCCAAGCTGAAGGAAGGCGCGAAGGTGCAGTTCGTCGCTGAGCGCGTCAACGGCAAGCTGACGGTCACGCAGGTAAAGTGA